In Castor canadensis chromosome 11, mCasCan1.hap1v2, whole genome shotgun sequence, a single genomic region encodes these proteins:
- the Eif1 gene encoding eukaryotic translation initiation factor 1, with the protein MSAIQNLHSFDPFADASKGDDLLPAGTEDYIHIRIQQRNGRKTLTTVQGIADDYDKKKLVKAFKKKFACNGTVIEHPEYGEVIQLQGDQRKNICQFLVEIGLAKDDQLKVHGF; encoded by the exons ATGTCCGCTATCCAGAACCTCCACTCTTTCG ACCCCTTTGCTGATGCAAGTAAGGGTGATgacctgcttcctgctggcactgAGGATTATATCCATAtaagaattcaacagagaaacgGCAGGAAGACCCTTACTACTGTCCAAGGGATCGCTGATGATTACGATAAAAAGAAACTAGTGAAGGCGTTTAAGAAG AAATTTGCCTGCAATGGTACTGTAATTGAGCATCCAGAATATGGAGAAGTAATTCAGCTACAGGGTGACCAGCGCAAGAACATATGCCAGTTCCTGGTAGAG ATTGGACTGGCTAAGGACGATCAGCTGAAGGTTCATGGGTTTTAA